One Heptranchias perlo isolate sHepPer1 chromosome 2, sHepPer1.hap1, whole genome shotgun sequence DNA segment encodes these proteins:
- the arl4aa gene encoding ADP-ribosylation factor-like 4aa: MGNGLSDQTPILSNFPSFQSLHIVILGLDCAGKTTVLYRLQFNEFVNTVPTKGFNTEKIKVTLGNSKAVTFHFWDVGGQEKLRPLWKSYTRCTDGIIFVVDSVDVERMEEAKTELHKITRISENQGVPVLLIANKQDLRNCLSLSEVEKLLALSELSSSTPWHLQSTCAIIGDGLREGLEKLYEMIIKRRKMLKQQKKKR; this comes from the coding sequence ATGGGTAATGGACTTTCAGATCAAACTCCTATATTATCAAACTTCCCATcttttcagtctctccacatagttATTCTGGGTTTAGATTGTGCTGGCAAAACTACAGTTTTGTACAGATTACAGTTCAATGAATTCGTCAACACTGTTCCAACGAAAGGATTTAATACTGAAAAAATCAAAGTGACTTTGGGTAACTCAAAAGCAGTGACCTTCCATTTCTGGGACGTAGGCGGTCAAGAGAAACTGAGACCACTCTGGAAATCTTATACTCGCTGCACAGATGGCATCATctttgtggtggactcagtagatGTGGAAAGGATGGAAGAAGCCAAAACTGAATTGCATAAAATAACCAGGATCTCTGAGAACCAAGGAGTGCCTGTGCTTTTGATTGCCAACAAACAGGATCTCAGgaactgcctttctctctctgaagTGGAGAAACTGTTAGCTTTGAGTGAATTAAGTTCCTCCACCCCATGGCACCTTCAATCTACCTGTGCCATAATAGGAGATGGGCTTAGAGAGGGACTGGAAAAACTTTACGAAATGATCATcaagaggcggaagatgttgaaaCAGCAGAAAAAGAAGAGATGA